The genomic region AAGCTGTAGTTACAGCGCATCAAAATCAAGGCAAACTGCCCTTGAGACAGGGCGATCGCCCGAACGGACGTGTGTAAAGAACGCTCGTTATAAGCGTCGCTCTCAAGAGCGTATGGCGAATCAGTCTTGACACCCTCCCCCACTTAAGCCATCTCGCTACGCTTAATATCTTTCAAGTGGGCGATTCCAGTCCCTCGCGACACTGGTTTTCTGCTTCCTCCCGTGCCAACTAGAGCATCGTGACCGACACTCCCCGTCGCTTCCAGTCCACAGACATTTTCAGCCACGCTATGCCCTAGCGCAGAAATTCCACGATTTCTAATTTCCTGACTTGCCGCTACATCTCTGGTGGTGATATATCCACATTCATTGCAGCAGTGAACTCTCAGATCCAGGGTTTCCTTCCCCGTATATCCGCCACAGTTAGGACAAGTCTGACTCGTCCCGTTTCTATCCACTCTAGCAAAACACACACCCCGTTTCCAACACACCCACTCTAAGATCTCCACAAACTGACCGAAGCCCGCATCGGCACCGTGTTTTGACAGCATTCCTCTCTGCCACGAGACCACGTCGATCTCTTCGACAAACAACATACCTACCGCTCTCTTATTTTTGGTGTGACCTGGGGTTCAAAATCAATTTTGAAGGCAATATACCAGTCCCCTGCTCGTTTACTCATCGTGACGTTTTTGGGATGGACTGGCGGTAACTGTTCGTGGCTTCTTACCCAACCGATCCGAGGTAGCTTCATCCAATCACCGGAAACTTTAATGCTTCCTTCCAGGTAAAAACTCTCTTTGACATTCTTTTTCTTAAACTTGGGGAAACCTGTTCCTTTGACTTGCCCAACTCGCTTAACCGCTTTATTGAGGTGACACAACGCTTCTTGAGGGCTACATTTGGAAACCTTATAGTACCAAGGATTCTGACTTTTTACCTCGGCGACTCATCTCTTGTGTAAGTCTATAGCACTCGGGAGTTTACCTCCGGCTTCTAATGTTTCCTTACAGGTAGCGAGTCCCCAATTCCAAACGTTTCGAGCTACAAGGAGCGTGTTTCGCCATCAGCGTTCGTTTTCAGTTATTTAAGTCTAGCTTGGTCTTAAAGCTTTTCACTAATTTTTTTTAACTCCTCAACTATTTTTTTGTTCTTGCCACTTCGGCTACCATAAAGACGAGCCGAAAACACGTTAATGATTTCTAACACATCGTTGGCTAAGTCTTCCTCAGAACTGGCATCCTCAGTCCGATTTATAATCACAATCTCTACACCAAACTGCTCGCAGATGCTGAACACAAGTTCAGCCCCGAATCTAAGTAACCTATCCTTATGGGTCAGAACCAGTCTGTCGATTTCACCCGATGTGATTAACCTCAGAAGACGCTTTAACCCACGCTTACTGTAATTCATCCCAGAGCCTAAGTCTTGGATAATCTCATGCTCCCAACCATTTTGAGCGCAGAACAATTCAATAATTTCCTTTTGACGTTCTAGGTCTTGTTTCTGGTCGTGGCTACTGACTCGTGCATAACCGATTGTGTATGCTCTATGAGGTTCAACCCCGAGCAATTGAGACATAGAGTATCTCCGGTGTCCCGACGCCGTGCGCTCAGGGATTAATTTCCCTTCCGATTCCCAACGTCTTAACGTCGATGGTGATACTCCTTTGATTTTTGCTGCTTCGGAAATACTAAACTTACTCATGATTTGATTATAGCCTAAAAAATGAGTAAGTTTAAAACATTTTAGTGATAAATTTAAACCCTGTCTCCAGCCCTTGGCTGGGTAGAGAGGAAAAACACACTAGCTCTGGGGTTGTTCCCTCAACGAGATCGGGGGATCTCCAGATCGATCGCTATTCTGGCCCATGCCGATCCCCCCTGGGACGATCGCGATCGCAATCCCGGCGATTCTCCATTGTGGTTCCACCGATCCCCGAGAACTTCACCATCGCTCCTAACGGCTCATTTGCCAATTTTTAAACTTAGGCGCTTCCGCTAACGCCGGATTGATCCAATACCAACGCCCCTCGGGGTCGCGATATTCAAATAAAAACATACTGCGTAACAAGATTTGATAATGTTCGTCCCCCTGAACGCTACGATTTTCCAAGGCTTCAAATAACAACGCCCACTCGTCATCGCTAATCGCCGCGATCAAATCGTCGCGATGTTCTTTGATCACGTTTTCCAAACACATCCGCGAAATCGGCGGATCTTGTTGTTGCAAACAGCTATATAAAAACCCGAGCAAGTTGCGCGGATGACCGCCACTGACCCGACAGAGGCGATCGAGGGTGTCCCGGGAATCGAATACCTCGTCGATCAACTCTAAATGCCGTTCCGGGGCAATTTCTGGAAACGCCCGAGCCAGCACCATGTGGCGCAGCAAGTTCATCCCCTTTTGAAAATCTTGACCCTCGCGCGACTGCACCGGAACCATCGGCAATACTTTCGGTTTGACTCCGAAACGACTGGTTAAGCGACCGAAATCGTTGGAGAAAATTAACGATAGCGGAATCGTGTAGACCACGTGACAGTTGAGGCGCCGGAGCTGTTCGCCGCGATCGACAAATAAGTATTCCGGCTGGGTCCGTCCGGAGGGTTTCGGCGAACTGTCTACCCGATCTAAGTTATCGACAATCACCACTAATCCTTTTTTCCCCTGCCCTTTGAGTAAAGCATTGGCCGGATCGAGCAGTTCGCTATTAATCGCTTCGAGAATATTGTTGGTACGCGGTTCTAAATACTGGCGCAATTGATGGCGGATTTTGGGACTGTGACGGGCCCGGGCCGTAATCGAACCGATGCCCCCCGGCAAGGAAAAGCCGACTTCGCCTTCGCTCGTGGCACTGAAGGTTCCGACGCCGGGAATGGCGGCTTCGCCTTTGAGTTCGATGGGAGTTTGTAAAAACTGGGCGGCTTCCTGGAGTAAGTTTTTAAAGCCGCGCGGTTGCACGGAAATATCGATTTTTTCCAAGCTTTCCGAGACTTGGCGGGCGATACTGAGCAAAATTTCGGTGATATCGACATCGGCCATATCGAGGTCTTGGGAGGACTCGAAGTAGACGACGTGGAATCCTTGTTGTTGCAGTTCGTTTTTCAGTCGGAAGAGTTCGGTGGATTTCCCGCAACCGATATGTCCGGTGAACAGTTGACAGGTGGGGTCGTCCCCGGAGAGTAGGGAAATGGTGCGACCCAATTCGCGAATGATATTCCCCCCCCGAACGGAAGAAAAATCGATGTAGTATTTGCGATCTTCCTCGTTGGTCATGTCGAGGGTTTTGCTGGGATTGCAGGCTTTGAAAAATCTCGGTAAATCTAAGTTCATCTCAATGTTGACGGCTGATCTGGAGATCGGGGTAGACCCGGGACAGGATGCTTTTACTTTTCTTGGTCGATGGTTTCAGGATAGTTAACCAAAATATAGTCAGATATAAACAAGACATGGATTCTATTTCAAAAATCCCCTTCATTTTGGCTTTGAGAGATTAATTCTCATAATCGTGAACTACGCACCTCTCTATCCCATAGCCCATAAAGGCATTTGAGAATGCTTTTCTTAAGATATTATAGGAACCTAAAATATCCGCTTGGCACAATAATCCTGTATCAGTCCGGTAAAGACCTCTTTGGATTCTTTTTCCCGTAAACTTGGGAATTTCTACTGTTTCTCCATAAACGGGAAGCGGATCTAAGTTGAAAAAGTTCGACTGGCTGGTATAACTCTCTTCAGTTAGAACCACTTTAATCCCTACTAATTGACATTTATAGGTCAACATTTCAATCAGACGGTTGAAAGGAATTCCCACAAAGTTTTGGTTGTTAACTTTCCCCATCTTGGCATTTTGTTTCCACCCCTCATTTTTGCCAATGACTAAAGTAGTAATATTTTTATCAAGCAGTAGATTGACCAGATAACGGCTGGCTCGATGGAGATAGTTCTCCACTTTTTGATTTCGGCATCGAGTCAGACGCTGGATTCTCTTAGAGGTGGGTCGATTTCCTTTTAATTGGGATTGGAGAAAGGCTTTTCGTTTATTGTAGAATTGATTCAGGCTTTTTAAGGGTCGCAGGTACATAAACGCACTCCCTGTTTTTTTGATATTAAAGTGTGCGTTTATGTACCTGCGACTGCCATTTATCAACAGAGGAACAAAGTCCGGTTGATTAGAAGTTACAGCCATTAAAACATCTACACCTAAATCCACACTAGCGATCCATTCATTGGATTTTAATGTTGGTTCTACTTCTTCATAAATAACCTCAATGATATAACAATCGCATCGAGGAACGATTCTCACCTCCACTACTTTTTCGGCTACAGAAGTCTCCAAATTTGGGTTTTTGAGCATTTGATTTTACCTTGTTTTAAAGCCACTTTACTTAGAGCCTGTTTCACGTACACCAATAAGTGACGACCTTTCTGACTGTTTTTATATTTGGGAATTTTCGGGTTGACTAAAAACTTCTCCTTGTTGACTTTGTAGGCTTGATTGGCGGCAAAAAAGGATTGCCAGTTTTTGTCTAATCCTCGTAACACCTGTTGAGAGACTTTAGCTGGTAAAGCGCGATATTGCTCCGTCTTCTGCATTAATTTATCCATCCGGTTATAGTTCAAGTAACCATGACCATAAATAAAGTTTTGACGGATTAGATAATTAGCCGCATTGTAGAGATTTTTGGAATGCCATGATAACTCATCGATCTCATCCCAAAACCTATGACCTTTTTTGATTATATGTCTTTCGACTAATTTCACTAGCGTTCCTTTAATTCGGCAATGATTTTTTCGGTTTTCCGTTTCGAGCGTCTTCATCCATAAAGACGAGAACAAAATGAAGTAATGATAGCAATTAAATCTTCCATCAATTGATCTTGTCGATCCTCGCTATGATTGACAATCTCAACGGTTTTTCCCCTCTCTTTTAACCGGATCTCAAGGTGATTTGTCCCCAACCTCGCCAAACGGTCTTTATGCTCCACTATCAATATATCGTAATGGGAATCGGTTAAAACCTTAGCCAATTTTGGACGATTATCATTTAAACCACTGCCAATTTCTTTGACGACTTTATAAATTTGATAGCCTCTGGCAATAGCATAATCTTTTAACCGTTCCGCTTGTCGCTCAAGGTGATCTTTATTTTCTGCACTAGAGACTCTGGCATAAATACAGGCCATTCTCTCGGTTTTCTTCTTCCCTTCTTCGGTAATGATAATTGTTCCCGAAGTTGATAGCCCGTTAGATGACCTTTTTGCCACCATCTCCACGCCGTTTGATAACTCACCCCGGCTTTTTTGGCATAGTCTGAGAGTTTCATGGTTATATCTTAACAGGAATGACTATACTTGACTATGGATTCAGTTAAACTTTACAATACCGAAATGGCCGCGATCGCCGCTCGTGTGTCGGTTTCATTGGAGGTTTGGGGAAAAGAGCCTCGAACTTCCATTTTCGCTCGGGCTCCTTGAGATCGAACAGTTGGTGCAACCCCCTATCAAATCCACGAATTGTCCGAAATGACGGGCTTTTCGAGGGATTTTCGACCGGGAGCTAAAATTTTTTGGATTGACCCCTTGCATCTTTCGAGATGCCTGTGCTAAGGTTGTAAACGCATTGGGCGAGGACGCATAGCTCAGTTGGTTAGAGCACCACGTTGACATCGTGGGGGTCACTGGTTCGAGTCCAGTTGTGTCCATTCCTCGAAACCCGCTTTCGGAGCGGGTTTTTGCATTTTTAGGTGCGTAGAAGAGGCGGGGCGATCGCCCCAGGTTCTACACCGGGCGATCGCCTCCCACGGTTGCGCGCTTATTCCTCCGGATTCGGGGGCGGCAGTTCGTCGAGAATAGTAAAGCGAACGTGGTTGAGCGCGAGATCGCCGAGGGGAATTTTGCTTTTATGAATGGGAACCCCATCGAGGCGAAGACTTTCAAAGCGGATCCCTTTCCCCAGCTCGATGTGATGCCACGCCAATCCCATAAAAAAGCGCATCGGGTGCAATCCGCCCTCTTCGTTGTCGTCCGGGTTGGACTCCATCGGAATCCAGCCGATCCCGGGGACGTAAAATTCCAACCAAACGTGATTGTAATCCGGTTGCAGGGGAACGCCCTTACGTTCGGGGTGGGGAGGACATTTGTAGCGACCGACAGTCCGACAGGCGATCCCGTTCAAGCGCAGTAAGGCGAGCAAGACGCCGACATATTCGCCGCACGAACCGACGCCGCGTTCTAACACCACGTCGGGGGGATCGATGTAGGGTTTGATGCCGTAGTCGAGTTTGTCGTAGACGTAATCGCGGATACTGAGGATTTTACGCAACAAGTTGGTTTCGTTGCCGATCGCCTCCCTAGCGGCTTGGCGAACGATGTCGCTATTCATCGCCAGTTGGTCGTTATCGACCAAATAGAGCTGTTTGAACTCCTCGGGAAGTTCGGGGAGGTCTTCGACGTCGCGCGGGGTCAGGTGATATTTGATGCTGTAGAGTTCGACGAGGGCTTTCCAGCCGAAAATCCGGGCTTCGTCCTGTTGGAGGGTATCGAATTTAAACACTGCAAAGCGCTGTCCCCGTTCGGTTTCTTCTTCAAAGGGCATTCCGATCGCGCGAACCTCTTTGAGCCGTTGGCGCGCGGTATCTGCAGGTAAGGCGATCCGCCAGTCGAGCTTTTCAAACTGTACGGGTTCGAGGGGGGACAGTTCCTCGACGTAGGACATCTCCACCAGGTAGCCGTTGGAGAGGGTGTAGTGCTGTTGGGGATGGTACTGGAAGCAAACGGGATGGATGAAGGTGCGATCGCGGAAACTGACTTGATGGGGATTGCTAGCGTTAGGATCGTCGCGGATATAAATTTCTTCTTCGGCGTAGGCGACGTGCAGCAGGCGGTGGGCCGAGACTTGCCGGGGGTCGAAGGCGATCGCCGTCGGATGGGAATAGGGAGTCAGCAGGTTGTAGCGCAAATCCCCGGTGGCGCGGTCCATGCAATAAATCGTCTGCTCTTCGCTATCGCAAATCCACAGGTCTTCTTCGCTGACCGCCAAGTTTTCCTCGCCGATTCCGGGGGCGTAAAATTGGGTGATGATCTCCCCACTATTGCGGTTGAGAATGTAAATATAACCCGCACGCTGACAACTGACGTAAACCGCCGATTCCCAGACCGCCACCCCGCTTAAGCGATCGCCCAATCGAGCAAATTCCTCAAATTTTAACGGTTCGCGACCGAGGCGATCGCGCGCGTCGGGACAACAATACACCGTATCCTCGCGGGTCAGCCACAAGCTCTCTTGCCAAAAGGCCAAACCGCGAACGTCTAAAAAATCCGAAACTTGGTAGGGA from Oxynema aestuarii AP17 harbors:
- a CDS encoding IS607 family transposase, with product MSKFSISEAAKIKGVSPSTLRRWESEGKLIPERTASGHRRYSMSQLLGVEPHRAYTIGYARVSSHDQKQDLERQKEIIELFCAQNGWEHEIIQDLGSGMNYSKRGLKRLLRLITSGEIDRLVLTHKDRLLRFGAELVFSICEQFGVEIVIINRTEDASSEEDLANDVLEIINVFSARLYGSRSGKNKKIVEELKKISEKL
- a CDS encoding RNA-guided endonuclease InsQ/TnpB family protein; amino-acid sequence: MLKNPNLETSVAEKVVEVRIVPRCDCYIIEVIYEEVEPTLKSNEWIASVDLGVDVLMAVTSNQPDFVPLLINGSRRYINAHFNIKKTGSAFMYLRPLKSLNQFYNKRKAFLQSQLKGNRPTSKRIQRLTRCRNQKVENYLHRASRYLVNLLLDKNITTLVIGKNEGWKQNAKMGKVNNQNFVGIPFNRLIEMLTYKCQLVGIKVVLTEESYTSQSNFFNLDPLPVYGETVEIPKFTGKRIQRGLYRTDTGLLCQADILGSYNILRKAFSNAFMGYGIERCVVHDYEN
- a CDS encoding transposase, which produces MKTLETENRKNHCRIKGTLVKLVERHIIKKGHRFWDEIDELSWHSKNLYNAANYLIRQNFIYGHGYLNYNRMDKLMQKTEQYRALPAKVSQQVLRGLDKNWQSFFAANQAYKVNKEKFLVNPKIPKYKNSQKGRHLLVYVKQALSKVALKQGKIKCSKTQIWRLL
- a CDS encoding transposase, coding for MLSKHGADAGFGQFVEILEWVCWKRGVCFARVDRNGTSQTCPNCGGYTGKETLDLRVHCCNECGYITTRDVAASQEIRNRGISALGHSVAENVCGLEATGSVGHDALVGTGGSRKPVSRGTGIAHLKDIKRSEMA
- a CDS encoding transglutaminase domain-containing protein, with the translated sequence MLPPQTRADLRTVRPFGVYRLHGLTFLGDRAIAVDSVRGHLLEIDLTTENTTILNPYQVSDFLDVRGLAFWQESLWLTREDTVYCCPDARDRLGREPLKFEEFARLGDRLSGVAVWESAVYVSCQRAGYIYILNRNSGEIITQFYAPGIGEENLAVSEEDLWICDSEEQTIYCMDRATGDLRYNLLTPYSHPTAIAFDPRQVSAHRLLHVAYAEEEIYIRDDPNASNPHQVSFRDRTFIHPVCFQYHPQQHYTLSNGYLVEMSYVEELSPLEPVQFEKLDWRIALPADTARQRLKEVRAIGMPFEEETERGQRFAVFKFDTLQQDEARIFGWKALVELYSIKYHLTPRDVEDLPELPEEFKQLYLVDNDQLAMNSDIVRQAAREAIGNETNLLRKILSIRDYVYDKLDYGIKPYIDPPDVVLERGVGSCGEYVGVLLALLRLNGIACRTVGRYKCPPHPERKGVPLQPDYNHVWLEFYVPGIGWIPMESNPDDNEEGGLHPMRFFMGLAWHHIELGKGIRFESLRLDGVPIHKSKIPLGDLALNHVRFTILDELPPPNPEE
- a CDS encoding IS607 family transposase, yielding MVAKRSSNGLSTSGTIIITEEGKKKTERMACIYARVSSAENKDHLERQAERLKDYAIARGYQIYKVVKEIGSGLNDNRPKLAKVLTDSHYDILIVEHKDRLARLGTNHLEIRLKERGKTVEIVNHSEDRQDQLMEDLIAIITSFCSRLYG
- a CDS encoding P-loop NTPase fold protein — encoded protein: MNLDLPRFFKACNPSKTLDMTNEEDRKYYIDFSSVRGGNIIRELGRTISLLSGDDPTCQLFTGHIGCGKSTELFRLKNELQQQGFHVVYFESSQDLDMADVDITEILLSIARQVSESLEKIDISVQPRGFKNLLQEAAQFLQTPIELKGEAAIPGVGTFSATSEGEVGFSLPGGIGSITARARHSPKIRHQLRQYLEPRTNNILEAINSELLDPANALLKGQGKKGLVVIVDNLDRVDSSPKPSGRTQPEYLFVDRGEQLRRLNCHVVYTIPLSLIFSNDFGRLTSRFGVKPKVLPMVPVQSREGQDFQKGMNLLRHMVLARAFPEIAPERHLELIDEVFDSRDTLDRLCRVSGGHPRNLLGFLYSCLQQQDPPISRMCLENVIKEHRDDLIAAISDDEWALLFEALENRSVQGDEHYQILLRSMFLFEYRDPEGRWYWINPALAEAPKFKNWQMSR